The DNA window AAGAGACAATAACCCAGGCTAGCGAAGGAAAGCTGCCGTTTGGCAGTTCAAAGAGGGTCGGTATTTCCGACGGAATGATAGACTATACATACGATGATCCAAACTTTCTTTCTAATGTTCCGGAAGAGATTCGAAGCGAGGTCCTTATCTGGTTTGAGAGACTAAAGGAGCAGGGCGGTCCTGCTGAAAATGAGTAGCCTTCTTCAGTCATACAACGAAGCACTTCATCTCCTAACCGAGACTGAAGAAAAGATTGTGAGCTTTGTAATGAATAATCCGGAGCAATCTCTGGAGCTCTCAATTCACGATCTGGCAACACGGCTTGAGATATCCCCGTCGATGATTGTCAAGGCCGCGAAGAAGCTGGGATTCACCGGCTATACGCAACTGAAGTTGGCCATCGCAAGTGAGCTTAACATACTCGTCCAGAGGGAAAAGTCATCCATATTGATCGAAGACCTGAAGGCATATGATGAGCTCGTATCAACGACAATTAAGGAAGCCTACTGTCGACTTAGCGAGGAATTGATAGAGGAGGCGGCGAGAGTTCTTTCTTTATCTCAGATAGTCGACATCTACGCCTTTGGCTTTGACGCTGTCGCCGGGCACGACCTCTATCTAAAGATGCTTCAATGTGGGAAGAGAGTACAGCTCATCCAAAATGGCTACGAGCAGATGATCTCTGCTTACAGTCTGGAAAGTAATTCTGTAGTAGTCGCCATTTCAAGCACAGGAAGT is part of the Mesotoga infera genome and encodes:
- a CDS encoding MurR/RpiR family transcriptional regulator; the protein is MSSLLQSYNEALHLLTETEEKIVSFVMNNPEQSLELSIHDLATRLEISPSMIVKAAKKLGFTGYTQLKLAIASELNILVQREKSSILIEDLKAYDELVSTTIKEAYCRLSEELIEEAARVLSLSQIVDIYAFGFDAVAGHDLYLKMLQCGKRVQLIQNGYEQMISAYSLESNSVVVAISSTGSSVDLIDALRFSKKTGASVVTITPAGSKLSDYSSINLESYYSKLVFPEGGLVTRIVQLMIVDVLYMKFLQISGGRFEERYSRFREVLDFKRRGAKK